One Oceanispirochaeta sp. M1 genomic window carries:
- the fusA gene encoding elongation factor G, which produces MSSQKIRNIGIMAHIDAGKTTTTERVLYYTGKSHRIGEVDDGSATMDWMEQEQNRGITIVSAATTCFWKDHQINIIDTPGHVDFTAEVERSLRVLDGAVAVFCAVGGVEPQSETVWHQADKYKVPRIGFINKMDRIGADYFEVVKEIEEKLKASPLPVQFPIGAESDYEGNIDVIQMKEIHWNTADNGTTFETREIRQELLGLAEKWRENLIDKLSAFSDEMTELYLEGEDIPEELIHSVMRTETISQNILPIFVGSSLKNKGVQPVLDAVLSYLPAPEDLQDIEAISVKKEEPVTLKRSINEKPSGLIFKIQQDKEAGPLCFIRVYSGEFKSGTPVMNANKRKRERINRLLRMHSNHPEQISSVAAGDIAVIVGLKMAQTGDTICSEGYPVILENVDFPEPVISVAIEPKTMSDQDKLRGVLDTLQKEDPTFKVKENDETGQLIISGMGELHLDVLVTRITNDYKVEANVGKPQVSYRESVTETVSHNELFSKVLAGKENQANITLKVESLKRGSGNKFTNEVPKNKLPKAMVAAVERGVLNAMQSGTLMGYATIDMGVTLTAAVYDELNSSELAFETAGALGFDNACRKASPVLLEPVMEVDVMCPPEYVGDVISQLTQRGGMVSSMESRPAFELVKAQAPMVKMFGYTTSLRSQTQGRGTFSMEFSHFSAKID; this is translated from the coding sequence ATGTCCAGCCAGAAAATAAGAAATATCGGTATTATGGCCCACATTGATGCCGGAAAAACGACAACTACAGAAAGAGTCCTCTATTATACAGGTAAAAGCCATAGAATCGGTGAGGTGGACGATGGAAGCGCCACCATGGACTGGATGGAACAGGAACAGAACCGCGGTATAACAATCGTCTCTGCGGCAACCACATGTTTCTGGAAAGATCATCAGATCAATATTATCGATACTCCGGGTCATGTAGACTTTACCGCTGAGGTTGAGCGTTCGCTACGCGTCCTTGACGGTGCAGTGGCAGTGTTCTGTGCTGTAGGCGGTGTGGAGCCCCAGTCTGAAACAGTATGGCATCAGGCCGATAAATATAAGGTTCCCAGAATCGGTTTTATCAACAAGATGGACCGCATCGGAGCCGATTACTTTGAAGTAGTCAAGGAGATAGAGGAGAAGCTTAAAGCCTCTCCCCTTCCTGTTCAATTCCCCATCGGAGCAGAATCCGATTATGAGGGAAATATTGATGTAATTCAGATGAAAGAGATTCACTGGAATACAGCTGACAACGGTACGACTTTTGAAACCAGAGAGATCCGGCAGGAACTTCTGGGGCTTGCCGAAAAGTGGCGGGAAAACCTGATTGATAAACTTTCTGCATTTTCTGATGAAATGACAGAGCTTTATCTCGAGGGTGAAGATATTCCAGAAGAACTGATTCATTCAGTAATGAGAACAGAAACAATAAGTCAGAATATTCTTCCCATATTTGTTGGCTCCTCACTGAAGAACAAGGGTGTTCAACCCGTTCTTGATGCGGTGCTCTCCTATCTTCCAGCTCCTGAAGATCTACAGGACATTGAAGCGATATCAGTTAAGAAAGAAGAGCCGGTAACACTGAAACGTAGTATAAATGAAAAACCTTCGGGGCTGATCTTTAAGATTCAGCAGGACAAGGAAGCCGGACCCCTATGCTTTATAAGGGTCTACTCAGGAGAATTTAAATCCGGAACTCCTGTTATGAATGCCAATAAGAGAAAAAGGGAGAGGATCAACCGTCTCCTTAGAATGCATTCAAATCATCCAGAACAGATAAGCTCTGTTGCCGCAGGTGATATCGCCGTTATCGTAGGTTTGAAAATGGCACAGACAGGAGATACCATCTGCAGTGAAGGTTATCCAGTGATTCTTGAAAACGTGGATTTCCCTGAGCCTGTTATCTCTGTGGCCATTGAGCCAAAGACAATGAGTGACCAGGATAAACTACGGGGTGTTCTGGATACTCTCCAGAAGGAAGACCCTACATTCAAAGTAAAAGAGAATGATGAAACAGGACAGCTGATCATTTCAGGAATGGGTGAACTTCATCTGGATGTTCTGGTTACAAGAATTACCAATGACTACAAAGTTGAAGCCAATGTGGGTAAACCACAGGTTTCCTACCGTGAATCTGTGACAGAAACAGTATCTCACAATGAATTATTCAGCAAAGTCCTTGCAGGGAAGGAAAATCAGGCAAATATAACTCTTAAGGTTGAATCTCTTAAGAGAGGCTCAGGTAATAAGTTCACAAATGAAGTTCCCAAGAACAAGCTTCCCAAGGCAATGGTAGCTGCCGTTGAACGAGGTGTACTTAATGCAATGCAGTCGGGAACACTTATGGGTTATGCCACTATTGATATGGGTGTCACACTGACTGCAGCCGTTTATGATGAACTAAATTCAAGTGAACTGGCTTTTGAGACAGCCGGGGCTCTTGGATTTGACAATGCATGCCGTAAGGCCTCTCCAGTACTTCTGGAGCCGGTTATGGAAGTTGATGTTATGTGTCCACCAGAGTATGTGGGGGATGTCATCAGCCAGCTTACACAACGGGGAGGAATGGTCAGTTCAATGGAATCCAGACCGGCATTTGAGCTTGTAAAAGCCCAGGCTCCCATGGTTAAAATGTTTGGATATACGACCTCATTACGGAGTCAGACACAGGGAAGAGGAACATTCTCTATGGAATTTTCCCATTTTTCTGCAAAAATTGATTGA
- a CDS encoding polysaccharide deacetylase family protein, which produces MAKINHKIYPGGSFGFKIKPSAPGKVNKKRHNYNFLSFIIRHNKSISISVFVIISGFLFVYCSTAPSGIAVEQTVESETPEVLNTIVSKKPDPDLRKVISILNLDYSDQKLHGVFWREQDFASTVYLSFDDGPNMSPLNSETVSDTILDILMERNLKAVFFINGKNLEYSNPAEKNELRRIIFRMINEGHLIGNHSYSHHNLAKGLYSDGEHDQDDIASEFILTQESMNNLLDFVYPLILVRPPYAEPGRTEDLDNWLISEKQYLISLQFDSYDYAYKETGYWNKETLFERMETLFSEQENGGVLLLHELESTAFMLPDLLDNIILERGYAVEGMETLLEKKYGRKS; this is translated from the coding sequence ATGGCAAAGATAAATCATAAAATATACCCCGGAGGCTCATTTGGGTTTAAAATTAAGCCTTCAGCTCCGGGGAAAGTAAATAAAAAGAGACATAATTATAATTTTCTCTCCTTTATTATCAGACATAACAAATCCATAAGTATTTCGGTCTTTGTAATTATTTCCGGTTTCCTCTTTGTTTACTGCAGTACTGCCCCTTCGGGAATAGCGGTTGAACAGACAGTAGAATCCGAGACCCCCGAAGTTCTTAATACCATTGTTTCCAAAAAGCCGGATCCAGATCTCAGAAAAGTAATTTCCATTCTCAATCTTGATTATTCAGATCAAAAACTTCATGGAGTTTTCTGGAGAGAACAGGATTTTGCTTCCACAGTATATCTGAGTTTTGATGACGGTCCGAATATGTCTCCCCTGAATTCAGAAACTGTCAGCGACACTATTCTAGATATTCTTATGGAGAGAAATCTCAAGGCAGTATTTTTTATAAATGGTAAAAATCTGGAATACTCTAATCCTGCTGAAAAAAACGAACTCCGCAGAATAATTTTCAGAATGATAAATGAGGGTCATCTGATCGGTAATCACAGCTACAGTCACCATAACCTGGCTAAGGGTCTGTATTCAGACGGAGAACATGATCAGGATGATATAGCAAGTGAATTTATTCTCACTCAGGAAAGCATGAACAATCTGCTGGATTTCGTATATCCTCTGATACTGGTGCGTCCTCCCTATGCGGAACCCGGACGTACGGAAGATCTGGATAATTGGCTTATATCTGAAAAGCAGTATCTTATATCACTGCAGTTTGACAGTTACGACTACGCCTATAAAGAGACGGGTTACTGGAACAAAGAGACTCTTTTTGAGAGGATGGAAACTCTTTTTTCTGAACAGGAAAACGGAGGTGTTCTTCTACTGCATGAGCTGGAGAGCACCGCATTTATGCTGCCTGATCTTTTAGATAATATTATTCTGGAGAGAGGTTATGCCGTAGAGGGCATGGAAACACTTCTTGAAAAAAAATACGGCCGGAAATCATGA
- the trmB gene encoding tRNA (guanosine(46)-N7)-methyltransferase TrmB: MDKKLRTIKSYVLRAGRMSPAQQSAYIRLYDTFSYPFANKILQREEKSSHKEFVIEIGFGMGDATYKIAMENPDKDYLGIEVYKPGIGKLLDRIEQNEITNLRVIEHDAVEVLKFMIPDESVEGFHIFFPDPWPKTKHHKRRILKPDFVSLLKDKIKKGGYIYAVTDWEDYAEQMLTVFEDQKALMNKYSGFAEPQQWRPFTKFERKGKEKSHQIFELVYIKK; this comes from the coding sequence ATGGATAAAAAATTAAGAACTATTAAAAGTTATGTCCTCAGAGCAGGACGGATGAGCCCGGCACAACAGTCTGCCTATATACGATTATACGATACTTTTTCCTATCCTTTTGCCAATAAAATTCTGCAAAGAGAAGAAAAATCTTCACATAAGGAATTTGTAATTGAAATCGGTTTTGGTATGGGTGATGCAACCTATAAAATAGCCATGGAAAATCCTGATAAGGATTATCTGGGAATCGAAGTTTACAAACCAGGTATCGGAAAGCTGCTGGATCGTATAGAACAGAACGAAATCACTAATCTCAGAGTTATTGAGCATGATGCGGTTGAAGTTCTTAAATTTATGATTCCCGATGAATCAGTAGAGGGTTTTCATATATTTTTTCCGGATCCCTGGCCAAAGACGAAACATCATAAAAGGCGAATTCTAAAACCTGATTTTGTATCGCTTTTAAAAGATAAGATTAAAAAGGGCGGATATATTTACGCCGTAACAGACTGGGAAGATTATGCTGAGCAGATGCTCACCGTATTTGAGGATCAAAAAGCCTTGATGAATAAATATTCGGGCTTCGCAGAACCTCAGCAATGGAGGCCTTTCACGAAGTTTGAGAGAAAGGGTAAGGAAAAATCGCATCAGATTTTTGAGCTTGTATATATTAAAAAATGA
- a CDS encoding transporter substrate-binding domain-containing protein, whose translation MKGHLFLLFLLLITIMNIYSSDDLILGSFSSYAPYVESGAQGDLRGIEKDIAELISEKLGETVGYRNDSWQNILSQWNDNELSGIFIFSNTPSQVNDFKRSREIFDLPLAVFSLNPDIGFRDFQKYKDIRVAVPEQFGNLIDNLESQNIKIETFSDEAEGLKMVYSSKADIIIGDLYRLDYLTRKNSEEKLYLMEILDSYKSTYTLAVSDENKKLFQRLNEAISEISQNEKDRLRRKWAELPLTMSEKQQDFDDNELLWIEDHRNISYAADFKLPPLFIDSDSESATGIIPDIFSLISQKTGISFISSSTDSVLHPLGIGSNIEFKDYLLTEPYFSVPNLILARNPKRTYFNNPSELAGHTVILVDTHPVRFYMENTYPDLDYLIVDSVETAYKSLLLSRADFFICDMITAGYYGSSSGFNQLDMVGEIEENSQFQIAVPPEYAELVSILNKALSEIQLSELSSIMQRWTVVREKRIVDYRLLGQILTVFIVIILVILIWNQKLKQEIQVRMESEIALKLSEHKSREAEEHSRSARKRAEKLAVLAESASQAKSQFLANMSHEIRTPLNSIIGFTELLESSTMDDSQNQYLTSVKTSAEVLLMLINDILDLSKIEAGKMELDSSPVSIKKILNDMKVIFSQKAEEKKLDLIIDADSLPETEFILDALRLEQVLINLIANALKFTEKGSIQVRASVLNRESSPCGLVFVVEDSGIGIVQDQIDRIFNMFEQSENQDTRKFGGTGLGLGISSRLVHLMGGTLSVESKPGLGSRFMVNLPNAECTGSSIASSEGESSLPEKASLMEKYPFSDKTCTLWNEVRDSGDPDAIGQFCTFILENDYSNGDESLMSILKKLKNAAESFDLSKIIDLSSVLDNYFQEETHNE comes from the coding sequence ATGAAAGGCCATTTATTTCTGCTGTTCCTGCTGCTGATTACAATAATGAATATATATTCAAGTGATGATCTTATTCTAGGCAGTTTCAGTTCATATGCTCCCTATGTTGAAAGCGGCGCACAGGGTGATCTAAGAGGAATAGAAAAGGATATTGCAGAACTTATTTCTGAAAAACTCGGAGAGACTGTGGGGTACAGAAATGACAGCTGGCAGAATATCCTCTCTCAGTGGAATGATAATGAGTTATCCGGGATATTCATTTTTTCTAATACACCCTCCCAGGTAAACGATTTTAAGAGAAGCCGTGAAATTTTTGATCTGCCCCTGGCTGTTTTCAGCTTAAATCCTGATATTGGATTTAGAGATTTTCAAAAATATAAGGATATAAGAGTTGCCGTACCCGAACAGTTTGGAAATTTGATTGATAATCTGGAATCTCAGAATATCAAAATTGAAACTTTTTCAGATGAAGCTGAAGGTCTGAAAATGGTCTATTCATCAAAGGCAGATATAATCATTGGAGATCTTTACAGGCTTGATTATCTGACAAGAAAAAATTCTGAAGAAAAACTGTATCTTATGGAGATCCTCGACAGTTACAAGTCGACATACACACTGGCTGTGAGTGATGAGAATAAAAAGCTGTTTCAGCGTCTTAATGAGGCTATATCAGAAATTTCTCAGAATGAAAAAGACCGACTGCGGAGGAAGTGGGCAGAACTACCGTTGACAATGAGTGAAAAGCAGCAGGACTTTGATGATAATGAGCTGCTGTGGATAGAAGATCACAGGAATATAAGCTATGCAGCAGACTTCAAACTGCCTCCCCTTTTTATTGACAGTGATTCAGAATCAGCAACAGGAATAATTCCTGATATATTCAGCCTTATTTCCCAAAAGACCGGAATCAGCTTTATTTCATCCTCCACAGATTCTGTACTTCACCCCCTGGGTATCGGCTCAAACATTGAATTTAAAGACTATCTGCTGACAGAACCATATTTTTCTGTTCCGAATCTTATCCTGGCAAGAAACCCCAAGCGGACATACTTTAACAATCCTTCAGAACTTGCAGGACATACTGTGATTCTTGTTGATACTCATCCTGTCAGATTTTATATGGAAAATACTTATCCTGACCTGGATTATCTAATTGTAGACAGCGTCGAAACAGCATATAAATCTCTGCTCCTTTCCCGGGCCGATTTTTTTATATGCGATATGATAACTGCAGGATATTACGGGAGCAGTTCCGGCTTCAATCAGCTTGATATGGTTGGTGAAATTGAGGAAAATTCTCAATTTCAAATTGCTGTTCCTCCTGAATATGCTGAGCTTGTAAGTATTCTGAATAAGGCGTTGAGTGAAATCCAGTTATCTGAGCTCTCCTCAATTATGCAGAGATGGACAGTGGTTCGTGAGAAGAGAATAGTGGATTACAGGCTTCTAGGACAGATTCTTACCGTCTTTATTGTAATTATACTGGTGATCCTGATCTGGAATCAGAAACTGAAACAGGAAATTCAGGTCCGGATGGAATCAGAGATAGCATTAAAACTGAGTGAACACAAATCCAGAGAGGCAGAAGAGCATTCAAGGTCAGCCAGAAAGAGAGCCGAAAAACTTGCAGTGTTAGCAGAGTCCGCCAGTCAGGCAAAATCCCAGTTCCTGGCTAATATGTCGCATGAGATAAGAACGCCCCTCAACTCTATAATAGGTTTTACAGAACTGCTGGAAAGCAGCACTATGGATGATTCACAAAACCAGTATCTGACTTCTGTTAAGACTTCAGCAGAGGTACTTTTGATGCTGATAAATGACATCCTTGATCTCTCAAAAATTGAAGCGGGGAAAATGGAACTCGACAGTTCTCCTGTCTCTATAAAAAAGATACTTAATGATATGAAAGTTATTTTCAGTCAGAAGGCCGAGGAGAAAAAACTGGATCTGATCATAGATGCGGATTCCTTACCCGAAACAGAATTTATTCTTGATGCTCTGCGTCTTGAGCAGGTGCTGATAAATCTAATAGCAAATGCACTGAAATTCACCGAAAAAGGCTCCATACAGGTCAGGGCGTCAGTTCTGAACCGTGAAAGCTCTCCATGCGGCCTTGTTTTCGTGGTTGAAGACAGTGGCATCGGTATTGTACAGGACCAGATAGACAGAATTTTCAACATGTTTGAGCAATCAGAAAACCAGGATACAAGAAAGTTTGGAGGTACCGGTCTGGGACTTGGTATCAGCAGCAGGCTGGTTCATCTGATGGGGGGGACACTTTCCGTAGAAAGTAAACCCGGACTGGGTTCCCGCTTTATGGTAAATCTGCCAAATGCTGAGTGTACTGGCAGTTCTATTGCATCTTCTGAAGGAGAGAGTTCTCTGCCTGAAAAAGCTTCTTTGATGGAGAAGTATCCCTTTTCGGATAAAACCTGCACCCTTTGGAATGAAGTACGTGACAGCGGGGATCCCGATGCGATTGGGCAGTTCTGCACTTTTATACTGGAAAATGATTATTCCAATGGCGATGAAAGTCTTATGAGCATTTTAAAAAAGCTTAAAAATGCTGCTGAAAGTTTTGATCTCTCTAAAATTATTGATTTATCTTCAGTTCTGGATAACTATTTTCAGGAAGAGACACACAATGAATAA
- a CDS encoding citrate/2-methylcitrate synthase, which yields MVKNEHHDQFLKKYSGIMDTHNRIPLDLYEKYNVKRGLRHRDGTGVLVGLTEIGDVHGYIMEEGDKVPVKGILRYRGIDVKDLCTGFQKEKRFGFEETVFLLLFGYLPSKSELLSFNEKIGDYRDLPDQFTEDMILKAPSNNIMNKLARSVLASYSFDNDAEDTSVMNILRQSVELISQLPVMAAYAYQAKAHYYKGKSLFIHKPDPTLSTAENLLRMIRHNKKYTAIEAEILDLSLVLHAEHGGGNNSAFSTHVVSSSGTDTYSAIAAAIGSLKGPLHGGANIQVARMMDNIKENVKDWNSEKEVADHISKILLKDAFDKKGLIYGMGHAVYTLSDPRAEVLKEKARELAEEAGRMDEFTLYEIIERLTPGIFQKIKNNDKPLCANVDFYSGFVYSILNIPEDLYTPIFAIARIPGWCAHRVEEIVSGGRIIRPAYKNVSPRMPYSALESRE from the coding sequence ATGGTAAAGAATGAACATCACGATCAGTTCCTGAAAAAGTATTCTGGAATCATGGATACTCATAACAGGATTCCTTTGGATTTGTATGAAAAATACAATGTAAAAAGAGGACTGCGTCATCGTGACGGCACAGGGGTTCTTGTAGGCCTGACAGAAATTGGAGATGTTCATGGCTATATCATGGAAGAGGGAGACAAGGTTCCGGTAAAGGGTATTCTCAGATACCGCGGAATTGATGTTAAGGATCTTTGTACAGGATTTCAGAAAGAAAAAAGATTCGGTTTTGAAGAGACAGTATTTCTACTCTTATTCGGTTATCTGCCCAGTAAATCAGAGCTTTTGAGTTTTAATGAAAAAATAGGTGATTACAGAGATCTTCCCGATCAGTTTACAGAGGATATGATTCTTAAGGCTCCCAGTAATAATATCATGAATAAACTGGCCCGTAGTGTACTCGCCAGCTATTCCTTTGATAATGATGCCGAAGATACTTCGGTAATGAATATTCTCAGGCAGAGTGTTGAACTTATTTCTCAGCTCCCTGTGATGGCTGCTTATGCCTATCAGGCAAAGGCTCACTACTATAAAGGAAAGAGTCTGTTTATTCATAAGCCGGACCCCACGCTCAGCACTGCGGAAAACCTGCTGCGCATGATACGTCATAATAAAAAATATACGGCTATAGAAGCTGAAATTCTCGACCTTTCACTTGTACTGCATGCTGAACACGGTGGTGGTAATAACTCAGCGTTTTCAACACATGTGGTTTCATCATCAGGTACCGATACCTACAGCGCAATCGCAGCGGCAATCGGTTCATTGAAAGGTCCCCTCCATGGCGGTGCAAATATCCAGGTAGCCAGAATGATGGATAACATCAAGGAAAATGTTAAAGATTGGAACAGTGAAAAAGAGGTTGCAGACCATATTTCAAAGATTTTGTTGAAAGATGCCTTTGATAAGAAGGGACTAATCTACGGAATGGGACATGCTGTATATACACTCTCGGATCCCAGGGCGGAAGTTCTTAAGGAAAAGGCCAGAGAGCTTGCTGAGGAAGCCGGCAGAATGGATGAGTTTACTCTTTATGAAATCATTGAACGCCTGACTCCCGGAATATTCCAGAAGATCAAAAATAATGATAAACCCCTCTGTGCCAACGTGGATTTCTATTCAGGCTTTGTTTACAGCATTCTGAATATCCCCGAAGATCTTTATACTCCTATTTTTGCCATCGCCCGTATTCCCGGATGGTGTGCACACAGGGTTGAAGAAATTGTCAGCGGAGGAAGAATCATTCGTCCTGCTTATAAGAATGTAAGCCCTCGAATGCCATATTCAGCTCTGGAAAGTAGAGAATAG
- the fusA gene encoding elongation factor G, whose product MAFTTDTIRNIAVCGHGDTGKTTLVEQILFNAGVIAKAETVDSGRTVSDFTEEEIEKKISIHTSLTNVIWKDTKINIFDTPGASDFVGEVVSSFRAAESAVMLIGARSGVQIETVKLWRRLNARDMPRIAFVNKMEKTRADFYKVLDDLKEFKITAIPLTIPMGQAEDYQGVINLMTMKAYKKDGGGKEENAIDIPEEYKEIAEEYHLKMIEMAAEGDDGLTEKYFDEGTLSIEDAIKGLREGLFYNRFVPVFCGSAVYNSGITPMMDFIAMESPAPGRVEEPCISGEKSKMVSIEGSTSGVIFKTMIDKFAGKMSYVKVITGKLTSGSDIYNAREEKKERINKLFLCEGKDLKETNEVHAGDIAVLTKIESLQTNDSICASDDIIHYKSLSLPHPVYSLAINAENQKEEDKMSAQLHKVAEEDLTFTIKYNEETKETVISGMGELHINIILEKLLKNFKINVNRRTPRVPYRETITGSSDAEYTHKKQSGGHGQYGKVCIRIKPLERGKHFELSNDIKGGSISKGYMPGIEKGLLESMDEGFLAGYPLMDIAVSVYDGKEHPVDSSEMAFKLAAKHALKEAVEKAKPTLLEPVMNLTVFIEDQYMGDVLSDLSTKRGRVQDQQPVGGGIQSIQAQVPQGELMRYSIDLKSMTSGTGAFEVEFSHYDSVGGKIAQDIIKSSHPM is encoded by the coding sequence GTGGCTTTTACAACCGATACCATCAGAAACATTGCAGTTTGCGGGCACGGTGACACCGGTAAGACGACTCTGGTTGAACAGATTCTATTCAATGCCGGTGTAATTGCTAAAGCGGAGACAGTAGATTCAGGTCGTACTGTCAGTGATTTTACAGAAGAAGAAATTGAAAAAAAGATTTCTATTCATACTTCCCTAACCAATGTTATTTGGAAAGATACAAAAATCAACATCTTTGATACTCCCGGTGCTTCTGACTTTGTAGGAGAGGTCGTCTCTTCTTTCAGAGCCGCAGAATCGGCAGTTATGCTCATAGGAGCCAGATCAGGTGTACAGATTGAAACCGTAAAATTATGGCGACGTCTGAATGCCCGTGATATGCCGAGAATTGCGTTTGTAAATAAAATGGAAAAAACAAGAGCCGATTTTTATAAGGTTCTTGATGATTTGAAGGAATTTAAGATTACGGCAATTCCACTGACTATCCCCATGGGACAGGCTGAAGATTATCAGGGTGTTATTAACCTGATGACCATGAAAGCCTACAAGAAAGACGGGGGCGGAAAAGAAGAGAATGCCATTGATATTCCTGAAGAATATAAGGAAATTGCAGAAGAATATCATCTGAAGATGATTGAAATGGCCGCTGAAGGTGATGATGGTCTGACTGAAAAATACTTTGATGAAGGAACTCTCTCAATAGAAGATGCGATCAAGGGACTCCGTGAGGGGCTGTTTTATAACAGATTTGTTCCGGTATTTTGCGGAAGTGCTGTTTATAATTCAGGAATAACCCCCATGATGGACTTTATCGCCATGGAATCACCGGCTCCCGGCCGTGTGGAAGAACCCTGTATCAGCGGTGAGAAATCAAAGATGGTCTCCATTGAAGGCAGTACATCCGGTGTTATTTTCAAGACTATGATTGATAAGTTTGCCGGTAAAATGTCCTATGTTAAGGTTATTACCGGAAAACTGACTTCAGGTTCAGATATTTATAATGCACGAGAGGAGAAAAAAGAGAGAATCAATAAACTCTTCCTCTGTGAAGGCAAAGATCTTAAAGAGACAAATGAAGTACATGCCGGTGATATTGCCGTTCTGACTAAAATTGAATCTCTTCAGACTAATGACAGTATCTGTGCATCAGATGATATCATTCATTACAAATCATTGTCCCTTCCCCACCCTGTATACAGCCTGGCAATCAATGCAGAGAATCAGAAAGAGGAAGACAAGATGTCTGCACAGCTGCATAAAGTGGCAGAAGAAGACCTTACTTTCACTATCAAATATAACGAAGAGACTAAAGAAACTGTAATTTCCGGTATGGGTGAACTACATATAAACATCATTCTTGAAAAACTTCTTAAGAACTTCAAGATCAATGTAAACAGAAGAACACCCAGGGTTCCCTACAGAGAAACCATCACGGGATCTTCCGATGCTGAATACACTCATAAGAAACAGTCCGGCGGTCATGGTCAGTACGGTAAAGTCTGCATCAGGATCAAACCACTTGAACGTGGAAAACACTTTGAGCTGAGCAACGATATCAAGGGAGGATCTATCAGTAAGGGTTATATGCCCGGCATTGAGAAAGGTCTACTTGAGAGTATGGATGAAGGCTTCCTTGCGGGTTACCCTCTTATGGATATAGCTGTATCCGTATATGACGGAAAAGAGCATCCTGTAGATTCATCTGAAATGGCTTTTAAACTGGCAGCAAAACATGCCCTGAAGGAAGCTGTTGAAAAGGCAAAACCAACCCTGCTTGAACCTGTTATGAATCTGACCGTCTTTATTGAAGATCAGTATATGGGTGATGTACTTTCCGATCTTTCTACAAAGAGAGGCCGGGTACAGGACCAGCAGCCTGTAGGCGGAGGAATTCAGTCAATTCAGGCTCAGGTTCCACAGGGAGAACTGATGCGTTACAGTATCGATCTGAAATCAATGACCTCCGGTACAGGAGCATTTGAGGTTGAGTTCAGTCATTATGATTCTGTGGGAGGAAAGATTGCACAGGATATTATAAAATCTTCTCACCCAATGTAA